Proteins co-encoded in one Marinobacter qingdaonensis genomic window:
- a CDS encoding SDR family oxidoreductase: MTEHRRPHILVTGAAGALAQQVIDQLRDQCDLVAVDFREQVYLGDDIPSYCIDFNKRGFEDLFRRYEFDGVIHMGRIMSSQLTRMRRYNANVLGTQKLLDLSHKYGIKRVVVLSTFHVYGAVAYNPALIDESAPLKSAGLSADLIDSVELENLANIYLWRYPELNITILRPCNIVGPGVRNTISTLLASERAPVLAGFSPMMQFIHIDDMADAIVLAYEKQIRGVFNVAPQDWVAYQHALKLCDCRRIPIPSVPPVVPSLILRTLKLRSFPSYLMAFFKYPVVIDGRAFAREFGFQPRRPLKEIFRFYRDNKKPV; encoded by the coding sequence ATGACCGAGCATCGCAGGCCGCATATTCTCGTGACCGGCGCGGCCGGTGCGCTGGCGCAACAGGTAATCGATCAGCTCAGGGACCAGTGCGACCTGGTGGCGGTGGATTTCCGGGAGCAGGTGTACCTTGGGGACGACATTCCCAGTTACTGCATCGACTTCAACAAGCGGGGCTTCGAGGACCTGTTTCGCCGCTACGAGTTCGACGGGGTGATCCACATGGGCCGCATCATGTCGAGCCAGCTCACCCGCATGCGGCGGTACAACGCCAATGTGCTGGGCACCCAGAAACTGCTGGATCTGAGCCATAAGTACGGCATCAAGCGGGTGGTCGTGCTCTCGACCTTCCACGTCTATGGCGCCGTGGCCTACAACCCGGCCCTGATCGACGAGTCCGCGCCCCTGAAAAGCGCGGGCCTGAGCGCCGACCTGATCGACTCGGTAGAGCTGGAAAACCTGGCCAACATCTACCTCTGGCGCTACCCGGAGCTCAACATCACCATCCTTCGGCCCTGCAACATCGTGGGGCCGGGGGTGCGCAATACCATCAGCACCCTGCTCGCGAGCGAGCGGGCGCCGGTCCTGGCCGGATTCTCGCCGATGATGCAGTTCATCCACATCGACGACATGGCCGACGCCATTGTGCTCGCCTATGAGAAACAGATCCGCGGGGTTTTCAACGTTGCGCCCCAGGACTGGGTGGCGTACCAGCACGCCCTGAAACTCTGTGACTGCCGACGGATTCCCATCCCCTCGGTGCCGCCGGTGGTGCCAAGTCTGATCCTGCGCACACTCAAGCTGAGAAGTTTTCCGTCGTACCTGATGGCGTTTTTCAAGTATCCTGTAGTAATCGACGGTCGAGCCTTTGCCCGGGAATTTGGCTTTCAGCCCAGACGACCGCTCAAGGAGATCTTCCGGTTCTACCGGGACAACAAGAAACCGGTTTAG
- a CDS encoding lysophospholipid acyltransferase family protein has translation MSLASFLKSRLVPADLDQQVNRIRKPIGSLGYDPWGYNNEAVKYGLALTRQIYEKYFRVQARGVEKIPAEGPVLIIANHSGQLPIDGLLIGYALASRAENPRMPRAMIERFFPTVPWLGNLLNEVGAVLGDPVNCAKMLANNEAVIVFPEGIRGSGKLYRDRYQLKRFGNGFMHLAMKYKAPIVPVGVVGCEETIPAIANIKPLAKSLGIPYAPLALPVVLPAKVHLNFGDPMYFDDREIPEEQVAERVETVKAEISRLIDKGLSERKRLF, from the coding sequence ATGAGTCTGGCATCGTTTCTAAAGTCCAGGCTGGTGCCTGCAGACCTGGATCAGCAGGTAAACCGGATACGCAAGCCCATCGGCTCACTGGGCTACGACCCGTGGGGCTACAACAACGAGGCCGTGAAATACGGACTCGCGCTCACCCGCCAGATCTACGAGAAATACTTTCGGGTCCAGGCCCGGGGCGTGGAGAAAATCCCGGCCGAGGGACCGGTGCTGATCATCGCCAACCACAGCGGCCAGTTGCCCATCGATGGGCTGCTGATCGGCTACGCGCTGGCGTCCCGGGCGGAAAATCCACGCATGCCCCGCGCCATGATTGAACGGTTTTTTCCAACCGTGCCCTGGCTCGGCAACCTGTTGAACGAAGTGGGCGCGGTTCTGGGCGACCCGGTGAACTGCGCCAAGATGCTGGCCAATAACGAAGCCGTGATCGTTTTTCCCGAAGGCATTCGCGGCTCCGGCAAGCTTTACCGGGACCGCTATCAACTGAAACGGTTTGGCAATGGCTTCATGCACCTGGCCATGAAGTACAAGGCGCCCATCGTGCCCGTCGGCGTGGTCGGCTGCGAGGAAACCATTCCCGCCATCGCCAACATCAAGCCGCTGGCCAAGAGTCTGGGCATTCCCTACGCGCCACTGGCGCTGCCGGTGGTGTTGCCGGCCAAGGTCCACCTCAATTTTGGCGATCCGATGTATTTCGACGACCGCGAGATTCCGGAGGAACAGGTGGCCGAACGGGTGGAAACGGTCAAGGCGGAGATCAGTCGCCTGATCGACAAGGGATTGAGCGAACGAAAGAGGTTGTTCTGA
- the prsR gene encoding PEP-CTERM-box response regulator transcription factor, with protein sequence MTRRLLIVEDDPGLQSQMRWCFNEDLDITVASDRESALAALRRVEPDVVTLDLGLPPDPGGSSEGFSLLEEILRLASLTKVIVVTGREDKENAVKAIGMGACDFYQKPLDADILNFVVNRAFRLAELERENQDLARQRNGANIKGIVAASPQMLAICRTLEKVAPTDVTTLITGETGTGKELLARAIHDLSHRSRKPFAAINCAAIPENLLESELFGFEKGSFTGATQTKKGKIESANGGTLFLDEIGDMPMALQAKLLRFLQERVVDRVGSVQPIPVDVRVVCATHRDVKSLIDSGDFREDLYYRISEITLDVPAVRDREGDALVIAQSLLKNLGKQMDRPTLTFSEDAIDAISSYAWPGNVREMINKVKRATIMADGKRVTAEDLELPSEHTSHDHQLNLRQVRENAERQAIVQALRTCNFNVAQTSRLLGVTRPTLYNLTDKYRIETSAEASKT encoded by the coding sequence GTGACTAGAAGACTCTTGATTGTCGAGGACGACCCAGGCCTACAGAGCCAGATGCGTTGGTGTTTTAACGAGGACCTCGACATTACTGTGGCGTCCGATCGGGAATCGGCGTTGGCGGCACTGAGGCGAGTTGAGCCGGATGTCGTAACGCTTGATCTCGGTCTGCCGCCGGATCCGGGCGGCTCATCCGAAGGCTTCAGTCTCCTGGAAGAAATACTTCGTCTGGCCAGCCTGACCAAGGTCATTGTGGTGACCGGGCGGGAAGACAAGGAAAACGCCGTCAAGGCAATTGGCATGGGGGCCTGCGACTTCTATCAAAAGCCGCTGGACGCCGACATCCTGAACTTCGTGGTCAACCGGGCCTTCCGTCTGGCCGAGCTGGAGCGGGAAAATCAGGATCTCGCCCGGCAACGCAATGGCGCCAACATCAAGGGCATAGTAGCCGCCAGCCCGCAAATGCTGGCCATCTGCCGGACCCTGGAAAAGGTCGCTCCGACCGACGTCACTACCCTGATCACCGGAGAAACCGGCACCGGCAAGGAGTTATTGGCCAGGGCGATCCACGACCTCAGCCACCGCAGCCGGAAACCCTTCGCCGCCATCAACTGCGCCGCCATTCCGGAAAACCTGCTCGAAAGCGAACTCTTCGGCTTCGAAAAAGGCTCTTTCACCGGCGCCACCCAGACCAAGAAGGGCAAAATCGAAAGTGCCAACGGTGGCACCCTGTTCCTGGATGAAATTGGCGACATGCCCATGGCACTCCAGGCCAAGCTCCTGCGCTTCCTGCAGGAACGGGTGGTGGACCGGGTCGGCTCGGTTCAACCGATCCCAGTCGATGTCCGGGTGGTTTGTGCGACCCATCGAGACGTCAAGTCCCTGATCGACAGCGGCGATTTTCGGGAGGATCTGTACTATCGCATCAGCGAGATCACGTTGGACGTGCCTGCGGTCCGCGACCGTGAAGGCGACGCCCTGGTGATTGCCCAGTCCCTGCTCAAGAACCTTGGCAAGCAGATGGACCGGCCCACTCTCACGTTCTCCGAGGATGCCATCGACGCCATCAGCAGCTACGCCTGGCCCGGCAACGTCCGGGAGATGATCAACAAGGTCAAGCGCGCGACCATCATGGCGGACGGCAAACGGGTGACGGCGGAAGACCTCGAGCTGCCATCCGAGCACACCAGCCACGACCACCAGCTGAATCTGCGTCAGGTGCGGGAGAATGCCGAGCGTCAGGCCATCGTCCAGGCCCTCAGAACCTGTAATTTCAACGTGGCCCAGACCTCCCGCCTGCTCGGTGTCACCCGGCCGACGCTTTACAACCTGACCGACAAGTATCGAATTGAAACCTCCGCCGAGGCTTCAAAAACCTGA
- a CDS encoding tetratricopeptide repeat protein, whose protein sequence is MKSVSTVRSACLALVTALTLAACGSGDEDLSQQDIQFLSHVDQSRFYQRQGELKASTQEARSAIELQPDQIEPYFLIIDNLLTAGDAVNAERQLRQVLARITPPQANAAITNRAQLIFAEAALKQGRNDEALAALADLDDPAEDTKLKAALLKGQIHLNAGNLELARTAFLEAKSLTPSAVEALVGLSKVSLTQENRTQAGEYIRQAEDIDQNHAELWLWKAQLAHLEERWQAAEDGYIRALEDIGQYDLMTARKYATITALIEVLRAQRKFSEAYVYEEILAKSPPGKIRSNLMAADEALRADNLAEAERYLQEILAQTPSHEQSTLMLGLIRFRQGRPEEAQDLLAPIASMGNSEIATKMLAATMLRMGNPEGAQSTLAKLQSDDSDPEVLTLVAIAALENGDVETGEALMEKALAINPDNHELRLRYAGYLTQRGEYDRALAQAGLVRKHAPDLAEARHSLITAYAESGDIKTAEQAADRWIKEQPNNVQALLSRGNLAARAGNTEQARSYFERARQTSPQSIAPTLALGRLALVQGDRSEAGNQFRRAVEQAPDNAQALQGLISVQERAETRDFMRGLLDRHPQATGPRLILLEFALLDDDTDTVNELTASLLERSSANTPAPASHLVAEIYGNVVTNLKHSDRSSLASSVLERAQVLFPENERIQLLTAEQAFANGDREQAMTLLASTRQQFPNSPGPYLTEAGLLESAADYLGAAELYEKALAKLSRPDIVTGYVRNLQRSGRSNEALEFLEAELGDHPNNLQLRLHLALLQQSTGKEQGAMSNYEVLLAAMPDNTVVLNNLAWLYHKVDDPRAVKLAQRAYELSPDNAAIADTYGWIMLQAGNHQESVPVLEKAHELQPDSEEIARHLAEAYRVVGMNSAARRILEKFGEPG, encoded by the coding sequence ATGAAATCAGTATCAACAGTACGTTCCGCCTGTCTCGCACTGGTCACCGCGTTGACTCTCGCCGCCTGTGGCAGTGGCGACGAGGACCTGAGCCAGCAGGACATCCAGTTCCTCAGTCATGTTGATCAGTCCCGTTTTTACCAGCGCCAGGGTGAATTGAAGGCCAGTACCCAGGAAGCACGAAGCGCGATCGAACTGCAACCCGACCAGATCGAACCCTACTTCCTCATCATCGACAATCTGCTGACCGCCGGCGACGCGGTGAACGCGGAGCGCCAGCTCAGGCAGGTACTGGCACGCATCACCCCACCCCAGGCCAACGCCGCTATTACCAACCGCGCCCAGCTGATTTTTGCCGAGGCTGCGCTCAAGCAGGGCCGGAATGACGAAGCCCTGGCCGCGCTCGCGGACCTGGACGATCCTGCCGAAGACACCAAGCTCAAAGCCGCCCTGCTCAAAGGTCAGATTCATCTCAATGCCGGCAACCTGGAGCTGGCCCGAACTGCGTTTCTGGAGGCAAAGTCCCTGACCCCATCCGCCGTGGAAGCGCTCGTTGGCCTGTCCAAGGTGTCGCTAACGCAGGAAAACCGGACCCAGGCCGGTGAATACATCCGCCAGGCTGAAGACATTGACCAGAACCACGCAGAGTTGTGGCTCTGGAAAGCCCAGCTGGCGCATCTGGAAGAGCGGTGGCAGGCCGCCGAGGACGGGTACATCCGGGCCCTGGAGGACATCGGTCAGTACGACCTCATGACCGCCAGAAAGTACGCAACCATCACCGCGCTGATTGAGGTGCTCCGCGCCCAGAGAAAGTTTTCCGAGGCTTATGTCTACGAGGAAATACTGGCCAAGTCTCCCCCGGGCAAAATCCGAAGTAATCTGATGGCAGCCGATGAGGCCCTGCGCGCCGACAACCTGGCCGAGGCCGAGCGGTACTTACAGGAAATCCTTGCGCAAACCCCCTCGCACGAACAATCCACCCTGATGCTGGGGCTGATCCGTTTCAGACAGGGGCGCCCCGAGGAAGCCCAGGATCTGCTCGCCCCGATCGCCAGCATGGGTAATTCCGAGATTGCCACCAAAATGCTGGCCGCGACCATGCTTCGGATGGGCAACCCCGAGGGCGCCCAGTCCACACTGGCCAAACTTCAAAGCGACGACTCTGACCCGGAAGTACTGACCCTGGTCGCCATCGCCGCACTGGAGAATGGCGACGTCGAAACTGGCGAGGCGCTGATGGAAAAGGCCCTGGCCATCAATCCGGACAACCACGAGCTTCGACTGAGGTACGCCGGCTACCTGACCCAGCGAGGCGAATACGACCGGGCCCTCGCACAGGCGGGACTGGTCCGAAAACACGCGCCGGATCTGGCCGAGGCGAGACACTCGCTGATCACAGCCTATGCAGAATCCGGGGACATCAAAACCGCCGAACAGGCTGCGGATCGGTGGATCAAGGAGCAACCCAACAACGTTCAGGCCCTGCTCTCCCGCGGCAACCTTGCGGCCCGCGCGGGGAATACGGAGCAGGCCCGCAGCTATTTCGAGCGGGCCCGGCAAACATCGCCGCAGTCCATCGCCCCCACGCTTGCCCTGGGCAGACTGGCCCTGGTGCAAGGCGATCGGTCCGAGGCCGGGAATCAGTTTCGCCGGGCCGTGGAACAGGCTCCGGATAATGCACAGGCATTGCAGGGACTGATTTCAGTTCAGGAACGGGCCGAGACCCGGGATTTCATGCGAGGCCTGCTGGATCGCCATCCTCAAGCTACCGGACCCCGGCTGATTCTGCTGGAATTCGCGTTGCTTGATGACGATACCGACACGGTGAACGAGCTGACCGCGTCACTGTTGGAACGCTCAAGTGCCAACACACCCGCGCCGGCATCGCATCTGGTCGCCGAGATTTACGGCAATGTCGTGACCAACCTGAAACACAGCGATCGTTCCTCATTGGCCAGTTCCGTGCTTGAGCGGGCTCAGGTGCTGTTTCCCGAGAACGAGAGGATTCAGTTGCTCACTGCAGAGCAGGCTTTTGCCAATGGGGACCGCGAGCAGGCCATGACCCTGCTGGCCAGCACCCGACAACAGTTTCCCAATTCGCCGGGGCCTTACCTTACCGAAGCCGGACTTCTGGAGAGCGCGGCCGACTATCTCGGTGCCGCCGAGCTTTACGAAAAGGCGCTGGCCAAGCTCTCACGACCTGATATCGTGACTGGCTACGTGCGAAACCTCCAGCGGTCCGGGCGCAGCAATGAGGCCCTGGAATTTCTTGAGGCCGAGCTGGGTGATCACCCCAACAACCTTCAGCTTCGTTTGCATCTGGCCCTGCTGCAGCAGTCCACGGGCAAGGAACAAGGCGCCATGTCCAATTACGAAGTGTTGCTGGCGGCGATGCCGGACAACACGGTGGTTTTGAACAACCTGGCGTGGCTCTATCACAAGGTCGATGATCCACGAGCGGTCAAGCTGGCCCAGCGGGCCTACGAGCTCAGCCCCGACAACGCTGCCATCGCCGACACCTATGGCTGGATCATGTTGCAGGCAGGCAATCACCAGGAAAGCGTGCCGGTGCTCGAGAAGGCCCACGAACTGCAACCGGACTCCGAAGAAATTGCCCGCCATCTGGCGGAGGCGTACCGGGTGGTTGGGATGAACTCCGCCGCCCGACGAATTCTGGAAAAATTTGGCGAACCTGGGTAA
- a CDS encoding D-hexose-6-phosphate mutarotase → MSESSNRPPVSLSPGQWSFTRWRTVGQLEALDVNHPLFRATVFLQGAHLTHFAPRDEADWLWLSETARLEPGRAIRGGVPVCWPWFGAPERNAPEVKRRIHASQAHGFARTALWKLEDVRESAHEVEISLSLDANEDFRDLWSGHALALMTFNFSVRGCQIALTTTNLSSEPLAFSQALHSYFPTADISRSRVLGLGQSNYIDTLQEWDYRSQDGPVYFDGEVDRIYESGEPLTIVTPRGSRKLRTVGSDSTVVWNPGPEKAARLSDFPDQAWKKMLCVETANAAGDYRVLNEGQSHTLGVLIGRG, encoded by the coding sequence CGCTGGCGTACCGTGGGCCAGCTTGAAGCCCTGGACGTCAACCATCCCCTGTTCAGGGCTACGGTTTTCCTGCAAGGCGCCCACCTGACCCACTTCGCCCCCCGGGACGAAGCCGACTGGCTGTGGCTGAGCGAAACGGCGCGACTGGAACCAGGCCGGGCCATCCGCGGCGGCGTTCCGGTGTGCTGGCCCTGGTTCGGAGCGCCCGAGCGCAATGCCCCCGAGGTGAAGAGGCGCATTCACGCCAGCCAGGCCCACGGATTCGCGCGCACCGCACTGTGGAAATTGGAGGACGTTCGGGAAAGCGCCCACGAAGTGGAGATCAGTCTGTCCCTGGATGCCAACGAGGATTTTCGGGACTTATGGAGCGGGCACGCGCTGGCCCTGATGACCTTCAATTTTTCCGTACGCGGCTGCCAGATTGCACTCACCACCACCAACCTCAGCTCCGAACCCCTGGCCTTCAGCCAGGCCCTGCACAGCTACTTCCCCACGGCCGACATCAGCCGCAGCCGGGTACTCGGCCTGGGCCAGTCCAACTACATCGACACCCTGCAGGAATGGGATTACCGCAGCCAGGACGGCCCGGTGTACTTCGACGGCGAGGTGGACCGCATCTACGAGAGCGGCGAGCCCCTGACCATCGTCACGCCCCGGGGCAGTCGCAAGCTTCGCACGGTGGGCAGCGACTCCACCGTGGTCTGGAACCCGGGCCCGGAGAAAGCCGCCCGGCTGTCCGACTTTCCCGATCAGGCCTGGAAAAAGATGCTGTGTGTCGAAACCGCCAATGCGGCGGGCGACTACCGGGTGCTGAACGAGGGCCAGAGCCACACACTGGGCGTTCTGATCGGCCGCGGCTAA
- the prsK gene encoding XrtA/PEP-CTERM system histidine kinase PrsK — protein MLNDFSVISHVAAALTFGLLAILVATRYVRRDVDRSLFLAAVVTTLWASVLVLQSLFGQPGFFTRYLLELLRYASWILLLFAMLRNSFQQSRLTGQLKQILGVATVVLLFLLVGFGLLEFVFDLSILNGKTRLLGQIALSLLGLSLVEQIWRNSPAFGRSSIKYLCIGTATLFAFDFFMYADALLFGQVSDSFWNARGFVNALLVPLFAINVINTRKQPVDFHLSRSAVFHAGTLIFAGGYLLCLAIGGYYVRVLGGDWGDALQVLFFTISLAFLATLVLSRRIRAKLMVLISQNFFDYKYDYREEWLKMTRELADLSNEPPFPERVTRILAGLVESNAGALWLKGDQDSYFLMTSVNIRAPRFTIIDADADLVRFFKHREWVVNLDDYRADPLAYDLLEIPDAIARMPDAWLVIPLYLGNELYGIAMVGRPYARVELNWENFDLIKVVARQTCNLLAQADAQHQLSRAMQFEAVSKASAFMIHDLKTVIAQLSLLVKNAPKHRHNTAFIDDMIDTTEHAVRKMTNLVDHMRRPAHDASADLRELDLTGVVYSLIDHYSHQQPSPKLEGHPPQALIMADEEQLRSVLGHLIQNAQEATPAHGEITLSLKLSRGNVVLFIHDSGCGMTEEFINYQLFKPFESTKGLTGMGIGAFQAREYVRKLGGSIDVTSEPGVGSCFSVRIPLAASSSLAETGANEPERVETKPLPPRQSAN, from the coding sequence ATGCTAAACGACTTCAGCGTAATCAGCCACGTTGCCGCGGCGCTGACCTTTGGTTTGCTGGCCATTCTGGTTGCCACCCGCTACGTCCGCCGGGATGTGGATCGATCCCTGTTTCTGGCGGCCGTGGTGACCACGCTCTGGGCCTCGGTCCTGGTCCTGCAGAGCCTGTTCGGGCAGCCCGGCTTCTTCACCCGCTATCTGCTCGAACTGCTCCGGTACGCCTCATGGATTCTCCTGCTGTTCGCCATGCTCCGGAACTCCTTCCAGCAGAGCCGCCTCACTGGCCAACTCAAGCAGATTCTGGGTGTAGCCACGGTGGTCCTGCTGTTCCTGCTGGTGGGGTTCGGCCTGCTCGAGTTCGTGTTTGACCTGTCTATCCTCAATGGCAAAACCCGACTGCTGGGCCAGATTGCCCTGTCCCTGCTCGGGCTCTCCCTGGTGGAACAGATCTGGCGCAATTCGCCCGCCTTTGGCCGCTCCAGCATCAAGTACCTGTGCATCGGCACCGCAACCCTGTTCGCCTTCGACTTCTTCATGTACGCCGACGCCCTGCTCTTTGGCCAGGTGTCGGATTCGTTCTGGAATGCGCGCGGCTTCGTCAACGCCCTGCTGGTGCCCCTGTTTGCCATCAACGTCATCAACACCCGAAAACAACCGGTGGATTTTCATCTTTCCCGGTCCGCAGTCTTTCACGCCGGCACCCTCATCTTCGCCGGTGGCTATCTTCTTTGTCTGGCCATCGGCGGCTACTACGTCCGGGTCCTGGGTGGCGACTGGGGCGACGCCCTGCAGGTGTTGTTTTTCACCATTTCCCTGGCGTTCCTGGCCACACTGGTCCTGTCCCGGCGCATTCGCGCCAAGTTGATGGTGCTGATCAGCCAGAATTTCTTCGATTACAAGTACGATTACCGGGAAGAGTGGCTGAAGATGACCCGCGAACTGGCGGATCTCAGTAACGAACCGCCCTTCCCCGAGCGGGTCACCCGGATTCTGGCCGGATTGGTGGAGAGCAACGCCGGGGCACTTTGGCTGAAAGGCGACCAGGACAGCTATTTCCTCATGACCTCGGTCAATATCCGGGCGCCCAGGTTCACGATCATTGACGCCGACGCCGATCTGGTTCGTTTCTTCAAGCATCGGGAATGGGTGGTGAATCTGGATGACTATCGCGCCGATCCCCTCGCCTACGACCTTCTGGAAATTCCCGACGCCATCGCCCGCATGCCCGATGCCTGGCTGGTGATCCCCCTGTACCTGGGGAACGAGTTGTACGGCATTGCCATGGTGGGTCGTCCCTACGCCAGGGTCGAACTGAACTGGGAGAACTTCGATCTGATCAAAGTGGTTGCCCGCCAGACCTGCAACCTGCTCGCCCAGGCCGATGCCCAACACCAGCTTTCCCGCGCCATGCAGTTCGAGGCCGTGAGCAAGGCCTCCGCGTTCATGATCCACGACCTGAAGACCGTCATTGCGCAGTTGTCTCTGTTGGTCAAGAACGCGCCCAAGCACCGGCACAACACCGCCTTCATTGACGACATGATTGATACCACCGAGCACGCTGTGCGCAAGATGACCAATCTGGTCGACCACATGCGCCGCCCCGCCCATGACGCGAGTGCCGACTTGCGGGAACTGGACCTGACCGGCGTGGTGTACAGCCTGATCGACCACTACAGCCATCAGCAGCCAAGCCCGAAACTGGAAGGCCATCCTCCCCAGGCCCTGATCATGGCCGATGAGGAACAGCTGCGCAGCGTACTGGGTCACCTGATCCAGAACGCCCAGGAAGCCACCCCCGCCCATGGCGAAATCACCCTGTCGCTGAAACTGTCCCGAGGCAATGTCGTGTTGTTTATCCACGACTCCGGCTGCGGCATGACTGAAGAATTCATTAACTACCAGCTGTTCAAACCGTTTGAGAGCACCAAGGGCCTGACCGGCATGGGCATTGGCGCTTTTCAGGCTCGCGAATACGTTCGCAAGCTCGGGGGCAGTATCGACGTGACCAGTGAGCCGGGCGTTGGCTCCTGTTTTTCGGTCCGGATCCCCTTGGCGGCCTCCTCTTCGCTGGCGGAAACCGGGGCCAACGAGCCTGAGCGGGTGGAGACCAAGCCCTTGCCTCCGCGGCAAAGCGCCAATTAA
- the xrtA gene encoding exosortase A yields MSATTLHQAQYRWVLAFPLLALALWAEWSDFFALWYDSIIYAHGYLVLAGTLFLLFDRRALLRQLTVTGSSLALLLLAGASVALLLAQAADIRVVRLLLTPVVILLWGWSIWGWPFVRIAGGPVMLLLFAVPVWDDFSPLLQHITVFFNTLFLQLADIEARIEEFLIVLEVGAFLVEDGCSGVRYLMVALFLGSFYGQMYYRSFGSTALLVVTAGLLSMLANWIRVFGVIAAGHYTDMETSLVKDHELFGWVIFVIFTLAPLFYVATRLERAQGQSHTPETSQAPAGTPASPPWPWLWPAVASVLVLWPALLPMALQAKTEQMAKTWSPTLMDSVAGWRGPLRHASVWEPEFSGHDIDLSGVYVSEKRQQVQLQITGYRHQRQEKELIFYRNRLYDNAEWQLVSDGERPLPDDFSLSPQAVNETVIESRQDQSRVIVWSWYDVGGFLTHSKIEAKLVGALKKISGDSRGALWALAGRCDAQNCDLQRVAFEQFLGKARR; encoded by the coding sequence ATGAGCGCCACCACCCTACACCAGGCCCAGTATCGCTGGGTGCTCGCGTTCCCCCTGCTGGCGCTCGCGCTGTGGGCGGAATGGTCGGATTTTTTCGCACTCTGGTACGACTCCATCATCTATGCGCACGGGTACCTGGTGCTCGCCGGCACCCTGTTTCTGCTCTTTGACCGTCGCGCCCTGCTCCGGCAACTCACGGTGACCGGCTCATCCCTTGCGCTGCTCCTGCTCGCTGGCGCCAGTGTCGCCTTGCTGCTTGCCCAGGCCGCAGACATTCGTGTGGTGCGATTGCTACTAACGCCCGTGGTGATCCTGCTCTGGGGCTGGTCAATCTGGGGCTGGCCTTTTGTCCGTATCGCCGGCGGCCCTGTTATGCTGCTGCTGTTTGCGGTGCCGGTTTGGGATGACTTCTCCCCGCTGCTTCAGCACATCACCGTGTTCTTCAACACCCTGTTCCTGCAACTGGCAGATATTGAGGCCAGAATCGAAGAGTTCCTGATCGTGCTTGAAGTGGGCGCCTTTCTTGTGGAGGACGGGTGCAGTGGCGTTCGCTATCTCATGGTTGCCCTGTTCCTGGGGTCTTTCTATGGCCAGATGTACTATCGTTCGTTCGGTTCGACCGCCCTGCTGGTGGTCACGGCGGGCCTTCTGTCGATGCTGGCCAACTGGATCAGGGTGTTCGGCGTCATTGCCGCAGGCCACTACACCGACATGGAAACGTCGTTGGTGAAGGATCACGAACTGTTTGGCTGGGTGATCTTCGTGATCTTCACCCTGGCACCGCTGTTCTATGTGGCGACACGACTTGAGCGCGCCCAAGGGCAATCCCATACCCCTGAGACCAGCCAGGCCCCAGCCGGAACGCCCGCCTCCCCACCATGGCCCTGGTTATGGCCGGCCGTGGCGTCGGTTTTGGTGCTCTGGCCAGCGCTGCTGCCCATGGCGCTGCAGGCAAAGACCGAGCAAATGGCAAAAACCTGGAGTCCGACCCTGATGGACTCGGTGGCCGGCTGGCGCGGGCCACTCCGCCACGCCAGTGTCTGGGAGCCGGAATTTTCAGGCCATGACATTGATCTCAGCGGCGTCTATGTCTCGGAGAAGCGTCAGCAGGTTCAGCTCCAGATCACGGGGTACCGCCACCAGCGGCAGGAAAAGGAACTGATCTTCTACCGCAACCGCCTCTACGACAACGCCGAATGGCAACTGGTTTCCGACGGCGAACGCCCACTCCCGGATGATTTCAGTCTGAGCCCACAGGCGGTCAATGAAACCGTGATTGAAAGCCGGCAGGATCAGTCCCGGGTCATTGTCTGGTCCTGGTACGACGTCGGCGGCTTCCTGACCCACTCCAAGATCGAGGCCAAGCTGGTGGGGGCGCTCAAGAAGATCAGCGGCGACAGCCGAGGGGCGCTCTGGGCCCTGGCAGGGCGATGCGACGCCCAGAACTGCGACTTGCAGAGGGTCGCCTTCGAACAGTTCCTGGGCAAGGCCCGGCGATAG